A portion of the Babylonia areolata isolate BAREFJ2019XMU chromosome 4, ASM4173473v1, whole genome shotgun sequence genome contains these proteins:
- the LOC143281522 gene encoding polypeptide N-acetylgalactosaminyltransferase 13-like, with protein MRLAARCILLALTAIVIVVNLLLFLHTTTPTTTTSTTSLWQKLPERGGGGGDGRLSEDHLRNRLYRNVSSKFRAQLDLMPKALRELSAGLPVTINAEEFRANPWVKTGNPLIDTYGGNDPLLSGEMGRGVTFVGKEKRAAEQLLTEFNLNVMASDVIPLNRVVPDSRLDGCQNVTYDAEDVAHLPTATIIVPFYNEWPSVLLRTVYSIVNRTPRSLLQEILLVDDCSSMEELKEPLEQYINDHFPRGLVRLLRMPAREGLIRTRMKGWAESKGEVVVFFDSHMEVNIDWLQPLLTEIRKDSRTVPMAVLDYVDRLTLEYKFRESEVIRYGFNWQLIFFETYFRNDQIGPRTESARPGTMMVGAAFAMDRKYFGELGGYDTDMKVWGGENLEMAWRVWMCGGRLVHVPCSHLGHIPRPQPYTFPKGRHQVELFNYKRAVMVWMDKFKEFVLDNFPEMKDLDAGDLTERYALRERLQCKNFTWYLDNVWPELAVYNRSVTAWGSLVNRANQTCLDNHYYLFQPPAPLFLETCHYHFTTQGFSLTKSGLLRTTLQCVVVKNKHAGQRPQLEDCITGPRDQWVHTPEGHMVHTESQLCLDVDAQGPVMTTCSSNSHSQLWSFTRSA; from the exons ATGCGTCTGGCCGCTCGCTGTATCTTGCTGGCGTTGAcggccatcgtcatcgtcgtcaacctccttctcttcctccacactacaacaccaacaacaactacctccaccacctccttgtGGCAGAAACTGCccgagcgtggtggtggtggtggtgatggaagacTCTCGGAGGACCACCTGCGCAATCGTTTGTACAGAAACGTGTCCTCCAAGTTCAGAGCTCAGTTAGACCTGATGCCCAAGGCTTTACGAGAGCTCTCCGCTGGCCTGCCAGTGACGATCAACGCCGAGGAGTTCCGCGCGAACCCCTGGGTAAAGACTGGGAACCCCCTGATTGACACTTACGGCGGCAACGACCCGCTTCTGTcaggagagatgggcagaggggTCACGTTCGTCGGCAAGGAGAAGCGGGCGGCTGAGCAGCTGCTGACAGAGTTCAACCTCAACGTCATGGCCTCTGACGTCATACCGCTCAACCGAGTTGTGCCCGACTCTAGGCTGGACGG GTGCCAGAATGTGACCTATGATGCCGAAGATGTCGCCCACCTGCCCACGGCGACCATCATCGTTCCTTTCTACAACGAGTGGCCGTCGGTGCTGCTGAGGACCGTGTACTCCATCGTCAACAGGACGCCCCGCTCCTTGCTGCAGGAGATCCTGCTTGTGGATGACTGTAGCTccatgg AGGAGCTGAAGGAGCCTCTGGAGCAGTACATCAACGATCATTTCCCACGTGGTCTCGTGCGCCTACTGCGCATGCCTGCACGCGAGGGTCTGATCCGTACCCGGATGAAAGGGTGGGCGGAGAGCAAAGGAGAGGTGGTGGTCTTTTTTGACAGCCACATGGAAGTGAACATTGACTG GCTTCAGCCCCTGCTGACAGAAATCCGGAAGGACAGCCGGACGGTGCCGATGGCTGTGTTGGACTACGTGGACAGGCTGACTCTGGAGTACAAGTTCCGTGAGAGCGAAGTCATCCGTTACGGGTTCAACTGGCAGCTGATCTTCTTCGAGACTTACTTCAGGAACGATCAGATTGGTCCCAGAACTGAAAGTGCGCGtcc aggAACAATGATGGTGGGAGCAGCTTTCGCCATGGATCGGAAATACTTTGGGGAGCTAGGAGGCTATGACACCGACATGAAGGTGTGGGGCGGGGAAAACCTGGAGATGGCATGGAGG gtgtggatgtgtgggggccGGCTGGTGCACGTGCCCTGCTCTCACCTGGGCCACATACCACGGCCCCAGCCCTACACGTTCCCGAAGGGACGTCACCAGGTGGAGCTCTTCAACTACAAGCGGGCTGTCATGGTGTGGATGGACAAGTTCAAGGAGTTCGTCCTGGACAACTTCCCTGAGATGAAG gatctgGACGCGGGAGACCTGACCGAGCGCTACGCGCTGAGAGAACGACTGCAGTGTAAAAACTTCACGTGGTACCTGGACAACGTGTGGCCCGAGCTGGCCGTCTACAACAGGAGCGTCACGGCCTGGGGCTCG CTGGTGAACAGAGCCAATCAGACTTGTCTGGACAACCACTACTACCTGTTCCAGCCTCCAGCCCCCCTCTTTCTGGAGACCTGTCACTATCATTTCACTACTCAG gggTTTTCTCTCACAAAGAGTGGGTTGTTGCGTACCACGCtacagtgtgtggtggtgaagaACAAGCATGCAGGACAAAGACCCCAACTTGAAGACTGCATCACTGGGCCTAGAGATCAATGGGTCCACACTCCG gagggGCACATGGTTCACACAGAGAGCCAGCTGTGTCTGGATGTGGATGCCCAGGGTCCAGTGATGACCACGTGTTCCTCCAACAGCCACTCCCAGCTGTGGTCATTCACACGGTCAGCGTGA